TAATGCACCTAATGTTTTTGCAGATTACAAGTTCAAGAcgttataaatattattagatgCTTTTGCAAAATTTCTTGTAGCCTAGAAGGACACACTGAAAAACAAAAGCAATCCTTCAATCCTCATAGGGATGCATTAGGTCAAAGACTCCCACTAAATACAAGCAAAAACCTGGATCAAACACAGAAAGACTAAATCGAAAACAACTGAAGCAAACTGCACAAACAGAAAACAATTTGTACatcattaacaaaaaaatgtTTCAGGCATGTGATCGCTTGCCAGAAAGGCTGATAGAGCTGACTTTCATGGGGGTTGCCACCACCAACGGAGCTTCTGGGGAGCCGCTAACAGCATAATTGTCATGCATGAAACGACTTTCCACAATAGACTCGTCTTTCAACACAATCTTATAACAATAACAGCTCTTGAGGCCTTGCTGATTCCGGTAGCATTCATGGGCACTGTTCTTCACCTGCTGGAAGTCCCATATGACGCTGAACTTGCCCACTGTGGCAACCAAGTGCCTTTCTTGTTTACCATTCTCAGTGACCTGAAAGACAAGACAATATCAAATGTGAGACGGATGCATACATTTATCTAAAAAGCATATTCAGAACCATGACTGAATCAGAATGCTCTCTAATTCCCATAGTAATTGGAAAAGCGACATGGCCAACAGCttactaaagaaaaattaagaactTGCTGATTGGCTCCTTAGAAAGAAAGCCCCACTATATTCAAATATCACATGCCTTATTGGTTTTCTTCGCATAATGATGGTGAAACTGCAACAAATATGATACGCAACAACTGCTTCTATTCCTAACCTTAGCTACATGCAAAGCAGGAGGAAGCAGAAGAAGACTTCCAATACAAATTAACAGTAACAAAAGCACAAATTACAcaaaaaacaacaaagaaagcACATACATGGAACAAAAAGTAAGACCTAATGCACTTCCCAAAACTAGTGAGAAACAACAAAATATGTAATTGCACATAAAagagtatatatatgtacttaCCCATGAGAAATGACCCCCATGAAATTTGTTATTCACACCGGCTAAGTGGGAATCCAGAGGAATCAGCTTTAGTAATCTCGGAGCAGGTATCTTATTACCCATACGACCACTAAATCCAGTCTTAGTTTTGCCATCTTTATCAGTAAACAGAGTGCAAATCAGGATCAAGTATGTGTCAGTTGTCCCCAATATCCACTTCCCATCATATGTAACATCCACATGAGTAATAGGCGAGCCAAGCCCAGGAAAAGCTGTTTTAGCTTGCCTCATAGACGTCCTAGAATACAACCTAATCTTACCATCAAGGGATCCAACAACAATCGATCCATCACCTGTACTTGCAAAGCATTGAAAATTAGTCCCTCTAGAGAACTGATGCCCCTGACTCCAATTTAAAACAGGCGAATCATCACCAATACTCTGCACAACTCCTCTCTTATCCCTCATATCCCATTGACACAATCTATTATCATCCAAACCAAGAAATGTACTCTCTGAAGGATCCAATTGAGACCCTTTAGTATCGTTTGTTATATCCTTCATTGTAATCTCAGTACCATCTTTCCCAAACTTCCATTGTGCGACAATCTTCCCTGTCTCAATGTCAAGCTGCTTAATCCCTGAAGAATGTGGTTTCCCTTCCTTTAACGGACTCATTAACATCATATTTGTCTCTGCCCTCATAAGCATAGCCTTCTTCGGTGTCGACTGCATTAAACTACCCCCACTTGTCTTGTCAAAATTCACACAAATGCCTTTCCCATGAATACCCTTATGATAATTCCTAAAAACTTGAACACCCAAATCATTAACCAAGAAACTATTATCCAAGGCCCCTAAAGTCAAGCTCTGAACACCCCCATTAGCTGCCTCCTCAAACTCCTCCATCAAATCCTGATTCACACGCAAAGGTGTGGTCTTTGCAGACTCATGATCATCCATTGCATCCTCCCACATGGTATCATCAGCTATTTCTGGTTTAACCCAACCGATAAAATCTTTGCCGtaaattttaatcttattcTCTTCAGTAGCTTCCAGCCCATAAACATTCTCAAAGATGCAATCTTGAAATTGAGTGATAAACTTCCTATACTCCTCATCAGtgaaaaatttcaaagccCAAACACCTTTATTAACAAAATCAACACGCTTTTGA
The nucleotide sequence above comes from Ricinus communis isolate WT05 ecotype wild-type chromosome 6, ASM1957865v1, whole genome shotgun sequence. Encoded proteins:
- the LOC8275306 gene encoding protein CYPRO4, translated to MGTAQSREGQDLTDSESEYQSEEEEEEGQYDDAVDRQETPQSTTSTPSSRKALEEIDTKLKSLKLKYPSSANSNSKNPLPNNPVKLYLHIGGNTPNAKWVLSDKLTSYNFIKSCNADGPDSDDDDDDQDNDSFWVLKVGSKVRAKVSTEIQLKMFGDQKRVDFVNKGVWALKFFTDEEYRKFITQFQDCIFENVYGLEATEENKIKIYGKDFIGWVKPEIADDTMWEDAMDDHESAKTTPLRVNQDLMEEFEEAANGGVQSLTLGALDNSFLVNDLGVQVFRNYHKGIHGKGICVNFDKTSGGSLMQSTPKKAMLMRAETNMMLMSPLKEGKPHSSGIKQLDIETGKIVAQWKFGKDGTEITMKDITNDTKGSQLDPSESTFLGLDDNRLCQWDMRDKRGVVQSIGDDSPVLNWSQGHQFSRGTNFQCFASTGDGSIVVGSLDGKIRLYSRTSMRQAKTAFPGLGSPITHVDVTYDGKWILGTTDTYLILICTLFTDKDGKTKTGFSGRMGNKIPAPRLLKLIPLDSHLAGVNNKFHGGHFSWVTENGKQERHLVATVGKFSVIWDFQQVKNSAHECYRNQQGLKSCYCYKIVLKDESIVESRFMHDNYAVSGSPEAPLVVATPMKVSSISLSGKRSHA